The Clostridium aceticum genomic interval TCTCCAACGATACCTATGCATTCTCCTTTTCCTAAGGCAATATTTACATTATTCACAGCCTTAATGATTTTATCATTGTTATCGCTAAAAGCTTTATGAATATTCTCTAACTGAAGTATTATCTCTCTCTTCATCACTAAGATCCTTTCAATTCAGGTATAGTTTGTAACAATGTCCTGGTATATTGGGCTTTAGGTTCTAAAATAATCTGCGACTTATTGTCACACTCTACTACTTTTCCATCATACATAACTACAATTCTATCTGCTATGTATGCAGCAAAACCTATGTTATGTGTAATCATTACAATGCTAGTTTCGAATTTATCCCTAAGATCCAAAAGTTCATTAGCTATCTGGGCCTGTGTTATTACATCAAGGGCACTGGTTGGCTCATCAGCTAAAATAAGCTTTGGCTCCATCGCCATGGCCATAGCAATAGCAACTCTTTGCTTCATACCACCACTTAATTGATAGGGATAAGAATTCATCATCCTATCCCCATCATCAAGACCCATTTTTTCTAAGGTATCTTTAGCTTTTTTTATTGCCTGCGCCTTAGAAATATCCCTATGGCTTCTAATACTTTCTATAAATTGCTTTCCTATTTTCATAATCGGGTTTAGATAAGAACCAGGATTTTGAAAAATCATGGCTATTTCGTTACCACGAAGTTTCCTCCATTGCTCTTTATTGTATTTTTCTATATTTTCGCCACAAAATATCACTTCCCCAGAAACGATCTTAGCATTGGAGGAAAGTAGATTGATGATGGCTCTTACTAGTGTTGTTTTTCCACTTCCACTTTCCCCTACAATACCAATAATCTCTTGATCATTTACATCTATATTTATGTTCTTTATGGCATAGTCTCCACCGTCATATTGGACAGTAAGATCTTTAACTTCCAATAATTTATTCATTGATCTTTGAGCTCCATTCCATCATAGACTTCTAAAACCTTTTCTACAACATCATTACTTGATTTTAACTCTATCATCGATATAATATATTTCTGATATAAACCTGTGTACACCTTCTACATTTTTTCTAGTTACTACTGTACCCTCTTGATAGTATAAGAATAAAGAAGCCACATCCTCCATAAGAACTTCTGATCCTTTTATTCCTAATCTATCTCTTTCCTCTTTATCAAAGGCATCACCTAACGCATCACAAATCCTATCAAGCTCTGGATTACTGTAATTTCCATCATTTCCTGCACTGCCTGTTTTATAGCTGGCTTCGAGGAAATATTGAGGATCTGCCGTTGGTGCAGAAGTCCATCTTTCCCATAGTAAATCAAAATCTCCTGCCGCTGCCATATTGGCATAGTTTTCTACCTGAATAACTTCAAGGCCTATTCCTATCTCTTTGTATTGGGCCTGCATAGCTATGCCTATATTGTTGGCATCATTTCCATGGTTGGTTCTGGAAACAAATCTCAGTACAATATTTTCACCATCTATTTCTCTAATACCGTCTCCATTGGTATCAATAAATCCTGCTTTATCCAACAGCCTATTTGCCTTATCGGGATCATAAGGATAAAGATCATCCTCTGTATAACCAAAGGAAAGCATGTCATTAAAGGGTCCTTTAGCAGCCACACCATTAACTATTTGTGTAGCGTAGGTCTCTTTATCTATACCATGGGCAAGAGCTTGTCTAAATTCTAAACTTTGCATATAGGGTTTATCCATATTTATTCTTAATAAAAATACTCTTAGATTAGGTCCCTGCTGCACGATAAACTCATCATTATCCTGAAATAAACTTAAGTCCCTGCTCTGTATTTGCGTAGCCAAATCAATCTCACCTGATTGTAATGCCATAGTACGAGTAGCACCATCAGATATATACTTTACATTAACTCTATCTACTCCAACATCTCCACTCCAGTGTTCTTCATGTTTCTCAAGAGTTAAACCAAGATCTGAATGAAACTCAACTACTTTAAAAGCGCCGGTAGCAATAGGCTTATATTTAAAATTTTCATCATCAGCTACGGATGCATCAATGATGACATATACAGGATCTGCTAGATTATTAAGCAACATAGGAAAAGGAGCTTCTGTTTTTATGGTTAGCTTTTGACCTTCTGCTGTAATAGATTCCACAGAGAATTTCACATCATCTCTATCGGATATCTTAAGGGCCCTTTCTAAAGAAGCTTTAACAGCCTCAGCATCTACAGGGTTACCATTATGAAACTTCACCCCTTCCCTTATATCAAAAACCATGGTTCTATCATCAATCCATTGGTAAGACTCTGCAATCACAGGCTTCAAATTCATATTCTCATCAAATTGCACAAGATTTTCTCCTATACCACAACGGGTCAATGTCCAACCATGCCATCCTTCTGTAGGCTCTATATTACTATCTAGCCAAAACAAAGCCATATTTAAGGTTTTAATTTCTTCAGTTTCCTCTCCATTACCACTCCCCACTTTAAGAGATTCATCCTGTTTACTGCAAGCAATTAACATAAAACATAGAAATAGCATAAATACCTTCGTTAGAATTTTTTTCATTTCTACACTCCTCGTATGATTTAGTTTATAGATGTTTGGGGTCAAGTAAATCTCTTACACTATCTCCCAATATATTAAATACCGCTACTACAATAAATATCGCTGCTCCAGGATAGATCAGTAACCAAGGAGCCGTTTGCAGATAGAACCTACCTTCATTTAGCATATTTCCCCACTCAGGTATGGGAGGTTGTACTCCTAAGCCTAAAAAGGATAGACCTGCAATAGCCAGCATCATCCCCCCAACATCTAAGGCCAGTTGTACTACCAAAGGCGATATGATATTTGGAAAAATATAATGAGTGATAAGTTTTACCTTTCCTGCCCCAGCCATTGTTGCTGCATGTATGTATTCTTTGTTTTTAACCGTCATAACCAAAACCCTTGTCAACCTAGCATACTTTGTCCACCAAATGACAGATAGCGCTAATATGGTATTTCTCATGCCAGGACCTAAAATTCCTACGATAGCAATGGCAAAGACGATATCAGGAAAAGAAAGTACTGTATCTGCTATTCTCATAATGATGGTATCTATAGTACCTCCTGCCATACCAGCAACAGTACCCAGCATCAATCCTAGAATGAAAATAATACTTAAAAGTAAAAAGGTGATTCCAAGAGAAACCCTAGCACCGTAAAGCACTCTAGAATATATACATCTACCCACTTGATCGGTACCAAAGAGGTATTCACTGCTGGGCTTCTGTAAAATTTGAGAAAAATTAGTGTCTAAAGGATCATTAGGTGCAAGTATGGGAGCTATCATAGCTAATATAACCATGGAAATAGCTAGCAATAGCATTACCACAAAAATAATTTCTTTGTTTTTTCTATTTTTCACTTACTTTTCCCCCTCCCTTCAAACTAATTCTGGGGTCGAGAGTTTGTGTTATGATATCCACAATAAAATTGATGGTGACATAAATCAAAGTCATAAAAACTACATAGGACTGTAGTAAAGGATAATCCCTATAGGTTATAGCCTCTAAAGCCATAGATCCCAGTCCTGGCCAAGAAAAAATATTTTCTACAATTACAGTTCCTCCTAAAAGTAACGCTATAGATAACCCTAAAAGTGTAATGATTCCTAAAAGAGCATTAGGTAAGATGTGCTTGATTATTATTTTGCTTTCCTTTATGCCTCTAGCTCTGGCTCCTATAACATAATCCTGAGAATACTGTTCTAATATCGCCTCCCTTATTTGTCTTATATATCTTCCCATCAATGGTATAGCTAAAGTCATAGCTGGCAGAATAACACTTTTAAAGGATGTTTGCTCGGTTATTTTAAACCAACGAAGTTCCACCACAAATACATACATCAACATAAGCCCCAGCCAAAAAGCAGGAATAGATATTCCCATAAGAGAAAGTCCCCTTACTATATAATCTAACACTGTATTTTTTTTAACAGCCGATAAGATGCCAAGGACAAAAGAAAAAAATATTAAAAACAATAATGCAGCAACAGCCAGCCTCACCGTCATAAAAATCCTTTGAGGCAAGATATCTGCCACTAGTCCCCTTGTGGAATAAGAATAACCAAAGTCCCCCCTGAATAAACCCTTAAGCCAATTTCCATACTGCATTATAAAGGGATCATTTAAACCCATCTCCTCCCTTGTCTTTTCCAGTAGCTCTTGCGTAGGAACAATATCATGAGCTGTCAACAGCATCTCAGCAGGATCGCTGGGGCTGATATAGGTAAGACTAAAGGTAATAAAGGATGCTAAAATCATAACACTCATTAACTGCAATATTTTTTTTAGTAGATTATTTTTTATCATATTCATTCACCATTTCGTTCTATTTTGAATTTGAATCTCTTGTTCTAATATCTTTCCTGACTTTATAAGAAAGTTCTTCGCTATTTTAAGATCCTTTGCTGTACTCAGGATGACAAAATAAAAAAAGTCTCTTAGCATTAAATACCAAGAGACTTCCCCATCTAAAGTCACCGAATTTATTTACAGTAGAAATTCATCCCCTTTCTATCTGAACATCGTCAATTTAAGGCAGGTCTCCTGACTCACGGTTCATGCGCCTCTTCCCCTTCCCAGGTTTCATACCCAGTGGATTTTTGAAGATTTGTCCCCGATTACAGTGGTGGGCCCGTGCTGGATTTTAACCAGCTTCCCTATTCTCCCTTTTTTAAGGGCACCTTAAATCTAGTTTTATTGAATTTTCATTAGCTTCATGATATCATCTGGTATCTAATTTTGTCAACGATAATTTGTGTTTTTTTTAACATTCAATACCCTTCTTCCAGTCTTCTGCAGCAAGCAATACTATCTTCTTTCTCTGGTTATTAAGCATCTGTAGGATATGGAATATATTTTCAGCTACGCCACGGGGACAGTTCCTCAGGCACATAAAAACA includes:
- a CDS encoding ABC transporter ATP-binding protein, translating into MNKLLEVKDLTVQYDGGDYAIKNINIDVNDQEIIGIVGESGSGKTTLVRAIINLLSSNAKIVSGEVIFCGENIEKYNKEQWRKLRGNEIAMIFQNPGSYLNPIMKIGKQFIESIRSHRDISKAQAIKKAKDTLEKMGLDDGDRMMNSYPYQLSGGMKQRVAIAMAMAMEPKLILADEPTSALDVITQAQIANELLDLRDKFETSIVMITHNIGFAAYIADRIVVMYDGKVVECDNKSQIILEPKAQYTRTLLQTIPELKGS
- a CDS encoding ABC transporter substrate-binding protein, yielding MKKILTKVFMLFLCFMLIACSKQDESLKVGSGNGEETEEIKTLNMALFWLDSNIEPTEGWHGWTLTRCGIGENLVQFDENMNLKPVIAESYQWIDDRTMVFDIREGVKFHNGNPVDAEAVKASLERALKISDRDDVKFSVESITAEGQKLTIKTEAPFPMLLNNLADPVYVIIDASVADDENFKYKPIATGAFKVVEFHSDLGLTLEKHEEHWSGDVGVDRVNVKYISDGATRTMALQSGEIDLATQIQSRDLSLFQDNDEFIVQQGPNLRVFLLRINMDKPYMQSLEFRQALAHGIDKETYATQIVNGVAAKGPFNDMLSFGYTEDDLYPYDPDKANRLLDKAGFIDTNGDGIREIDGENIVLRFVSRTNHGNDANNIGIAMQAQYKEIGIGLEVIQVENYANMAAAGDFDLLWERWTSAPTADPQYFLEASYKTGSAGNDGNYSNPELDRICDALGDAFDKEERDRLGIKGSEVLMEDVASLFLYYQEGTVVTRKNVEGVHRFISEIYYIDDRVKIK
- the nikC gene encoding nickel transporter permease — translated: MKNRKNKEIIFVVMLLLAISMVILAMIAPILAPNDPLDTNFSQILQKPSSEYLFGTDQVGRCIYSRVLYGARVSLGITFLLLSIIFILGLMLGTVAGMAGGTIDTIIMRIADTVLSFPDIVFAIAIVGILGPGMRNTILALSVIWWTKYARLTRVLVMTVKNKEYIHAATMAGAGKVKLITHYIFPNIISPLVVQLALDVGGMMLAIAGLSFLGLGVQPPIPEWGNMLNEGRFYLQTAPWLLIYPGAAIFIVVAVFNILGDSVRDLLDPKHL
- the nikB gene encoding nickel ABC transporter permease codes for the protein MIKNNLLKKILQLMSVMILASFITFSLTYISPSDPAEMLLTAHDIVPTQELLEKTREEMGLNDPFIMQYGNWLKGLFRGDFGYSYSTRGLVADILPQRIFMTVRLAVAALLFLIFFSFVLGILSAVKKNTVLDYIVRGLSLMGISIPAFWLGLMLMYVFVVELRWFKITEQTSFKSVILPAMTLAIPLMGRYIRQIREAILEQYSQDYVIGARARGIKESKIIIKHILPNALLGIITLLGLSIALLLGGTVIVENIFSWPGLGSMALEAITYRDYPLLQSYVVFMTLIYVTINFIVDIITQTLDPRISLKGGGKVSEK